A stretch of the Zeugodacus cucurbitae isolate PBARC_wt_2022May chromosome 6, idZeuCucr1.2, whole genome shotgun sequence genome encodes the following:
- the LOC105214510 gene encoding peflin: protein MSFGGDYPGGYNPYSAPPGAYPPQNAQVSPQAQQWFNMVDRDRSGKINSTELKAALVNGRGENFSDNACKLMISMFDKDASGTIDIYEFEKLYEYINQWLMVFKTYDRDGSGHIDENELTQAFTQMGFRFTPDFIQFLVKKSDPREHREVSVDQFIVLCVQIQRFTEAFRQRDSQQNGTITIGFEDFLSIAIGCSY, encoded by the exons ATGTCTTTCGGT gGCGATTATCCTGGTGGTTATAATCCTTACTCTGCCCCGCCCGGTGCCTATCCGCCACAGAATGCCCAAGTTTCGCCACAGGCACAGCAATGGTTCAATATGGTCGACCGCGATCGTTCAGGAAAAATAAATTCCACTGAATTGAAAGCAGCACTGGTGAATGGACGTGGTGAAAACTTTTCAGATAATGCTTGCAAGTTAATGATTA GCATGTTCGATAAGGACGCTAGCGGTACTATTGACATTTATGAATTCGAAAAGCtttacgagtacataaaccaatGGTTAATGGTATTTAAAACCTATGATCGCGATGGCAGCGGCCACATAGATGAAAATGAATTAACTCAAG cATTCACCCAGATGGGCTTCAGATTCACACcagattttatacaatttttggttaaaaagagTGATCCAAGAGAGCATAGAGAAGTCTCCGTTGATCAATTTATTGTACTTTGTGTGCAAATTCAACGCTTTACTGAGGCATTTAGGCAACGTGACTCGCAACAAAACGGCACGATAACAATCGGGTTTGAGGATTTCCTTAGTATTGCTATTGGATGTTCCtattga
- the LOC105214513 gene encoding carnitine O-palmitoyltransferase 1, liver isoform isoform X3, which yields MAEAHSAVAFSFAITHEGFDINYDQEVLNLVWNSGVRSWKKRIARARNGVRNGVYPAHIQSLWLITAIAMGLHFSGFAVPFDLVHRILVHLPANTVNWQVTACFGAALIIWLSICFTMRYTLKLLLMYKGWMYESRAPGSKVSLKTKVWAGVVKVLSSWNTPGLYSFQGSLPRLPVPALHDTMQRYLRSVRPLLDDENFARMEGLAKEFEGTIGKKLQWYLTLKSWWATNYVSDWWEEYVYLRGRSPLMINSNFYGTDAIFMNLTNNQAARAANVVYLLLGFRRSIERQELQPIMVQGMIPLCSWQYERTFNTVRVPGLETDRIVHYRDSNHIVVLHKGRYFKVVIYYKGRILRPCEIQIQMEEILNSKATPLPSEEHLAALTTMNRSKWAEIRNAHFARGVNRVSLNLVESAAFVLSLDDEAYEFDLAHPELLDKFGKTLLHGNGCNRWFDKSFTVCVGSNGRVGFNAEHTWADAPVMGHLWEYIFGDDIYGYDEVGNTKGKPEFQPPSPTRLSWDLTALQPQIEEATLDATKLINDVDLRILVHNQYGKGFMKKCRLSPDAYIQMALQLAYYRDAGRFSLTYEASMTRLFREGRTETVRPCTIESAAWVKAMEDSNTTSEERVKLLQQACDRHQLGYQDAMCGRGIDRHLFCLYVVSKYLEVDSPFLNEVLSEPWRLSTSQTPHGQTPKMDLKKHPNCISSGGGFGPVADDGYGVSYIIAGENLIFFHISAKLNCKQTDVHRFGDNICKALADIRAMFEEHFKNQSCQGESKANNGTASTKPNKAKLVK from the exons ATGGCTGAAGCCCATTCTGCTGTGGCATTTTCCTTTGCCATCACCCACGAAGGCTTCGACATCAACTATGACCAGGAGGTGCTAAATCTCGTCTGGAATTCCGGTGTGCGTTCATGGAAGAAACGCATAGCACGTGCACGT AATGGCGTACGTAACGGTGTCTATCCGGCGCATATACAAAGCCTATGGCTCATTACGGCCATTGCCATGGGTCTGCATTTCTCCGGTTTTGCAGTACCATTTGATCTCGTCCATAGAATACTGGTGCATCTGCCAGCCAATACGGTTAATTGGCAGGTGACAGCGTGCTTTGGTGCAGCACTAATCATTTGGCTTTCCATATGCTTCACAATGCGTTATACGCTGAAATTGCTGCTCATGTACAAAGGTTGGATGTATGAGTCGCGAGCGCCGGGCAGTAAAGTGTCGTTGAAGACCAAAGTGTGGGCGGGTGTAGTTAAAGTACTCTCCAGCTGGAATACACCAGGGCTATACAGTTTTCAAGGTTCACTGCCGCGACTACCGGTGCCCGCGTTGCACGACACAATGCAACGGTATTTACGTTCGGTACGTCCTCTACTGGATGATGAGAATTTCGCGCGTATGGAGGGTTTAGCCAAGGAATTTGAGGGCACGATTGGCAAGAAATTACAATGGTATCTAACGTTGAAAAGTTGGTGGGCCACCAATTACGTTTCCGATTGGTGGGAGGAATATGTTTATCTGCGCGGACGTAGTCCTTTGATGATCAACAGCAACTTCTATGGCACTGATGCGATTTTCATGAATTTAACAAATAATCAAGCAGCGCGCGCAGCCAATGTTGTGTACTTGTTGTTGGGATTCAGACGTTCAATTGAACGCCAAGAATTGCAGCCG ATAATGGTGCAAGGCATGATACCGCTTTGTTCGTGGCAATATGAACGCACATTCAATACGGTGCGAGTGCCCGGTTTAGAAACTGACCGCATAGTACACTATCGCGATTCCAATCATATTGTTGTGTTGCACAAAGGACGTTACTTTAAGGTGGTTATCTATTACAAAGGTCGCATTTTGCGTCCATGTgagatacaaatacaaatggaaGAAATACTGAACTCCAAAGCCACCCCGCTGCCCAGTGAGGAACACTTGGCGGCGTTAACCACAATGAATCGTTCGAAATGGGCTGAAATACGTAATGCGCATTTTGCGCGTGGCGTAAATCGCGTTTCACTTAACCTCGTAGAGTCTGCTGCCTTTGTACTGTCATTGGATGATGAAGCATATGAATTTGATTTGGCGCATCCTGAATTATTGGATAAATTTGGCAAGACATTATTACATGGCAATGGTTGCAATCGTTGGTTTGACAAGAGCTTCACCGTTTGTGTTGGTTCAAATGGCCGTGTGGGTTTCAATGCCGAACATACTTG GGCTGATGCACCGGTTATGGGTCATCTTTGGGAATATATTTTCGGTGATGATATATATGG ataCGATGAGGTTGGTAACACAAAGGGAAAACCCGAATTTCAACCACCATCGCCCACACGTTTGAGTTGGGATCTCACAGCTTTGCAACCACAAATTGAAGAGGCGACATTAGATGCTACCAAGCTTATAAAT GATGTGGACCTACGCATTCTGGTACATAACCAGTACGGTAAAGGTTTCATGAAAAAGTGTCGCCTATCTCCTgatgcatatatacaaatggcACTACAATTAGCTTATTACCGTGACGCTGGTCGATTCTCATTAACATACGAAGCATCTATGACACGCTTATTCCGTGAGGGACGCACTGAAACCGTGCGTCCTTGCACAATTGAATCAGCAGCTTGGGTGAAAGCAATGGAAGACAGTAATACAACG AGCGAGGAGCGCGTAAAACTTTTACAGCAGGCATGTGATCGTCATCAGCTTGGCTACCAAGATGCCATGTGTGGACGTGGTATTGATCGTCATCTGTTTTGTCTTTATGTAGTTTCTAAATACCTAGAAGTTGATTCACCATTCCTCAATGAGGTGTTGAGCGAGCCGTGGCGCTTGTCCACCAGTCAAACTCCACACGGGCAAACGCCGAAAATGGATTTGAAGAAACATCCAAACTGTATCAGTTCTGGTGGCGGTTTCGGCCCAGTCGCTGACGATGGCTACGGTGTGTCGTATATAATAGCGGGCGAAAACTTAATATTCTTCCACATATCAGCTAAATTAAACTGCAAACAGACG GATGTGCATCGTTTTGGCGATAATATCTGTAAAGCATTGGCCGACATACGTGCAATGTTTGAGGAGCATTTTAAAAACCAATCATGCCAAGGAGAATCTAAAGCAAACAACGGGACTGCCTCAACGAAGCCAAATAAGGcgaaattagtaaaataa
- the LOC105214513 gene encoding carnitine O-palmitoyltransferase 1, liver isoform isoform X1 has translation MAEAHSAVAFSFAITHEGFDINYDQEVLNLVWNSGVRSWKKRIARARNGVRNGVYPAHIQSLWLITAIAMGLHFSGFAVPFDLVHRILVHLPANTVNWQVTACFGAALIIWLSICFTMRYTLKLLLMYKGWMYESRAPGSKVSLKTKVWAGVVKVLSSWNTPGLYSFQGSLPRLPVPALHDTMQRYLRSVRPLLDDENFARMEGLAKEFEGTIGKKLQWYLTLKSWWATNYVSDWWEEYVYLRGRSPLMINSNFYGTDAIFMNLTNNQAARAANVVYLLLGFRRSIERQELQPIMVQGMIPLCSWQYERTFNTVRVPGLETDRIVHYRDSNHIVVLHKGRYFKVVIYYKGRILRPCEIQIQMEEILNSKATPLPSEEHLAALTTMNRSKWAEIRNAHFARGVNRVSLNLVESAAFVLSLDDEAYEFDLAHPELLDKFGKTLLHGNGCNRWFDKSFTVCVGSNGRVGFNAEHTWADAAVMAHVWENLVMDDATTNGADAPVMGHLWEYIFGDDIYGYDEVGNTKGKPEFQPPSPTRLSWDLTALQPQIEEATLDATKLINDVDLRILVHNQYGKGFMKKCRLSPDAYIQMALQLAYYRDAGRFSLTYEASMTRLFREGRTETVRPCTIESAAWVKAMEDSNTTSEERVKLLQQACDRHQLGYQDAMCGRGIDRHLFCLYVVSKYLEVDSPFLNEVLSEPWRLSTSQTPHGQTPKMDLKKHPNCISSGGGFGPVADDGYGVSYIIAGENLIFFHISAKLNCKQTDVHRFGDNICKALADIRAMFEEHFKNQSCQGESKANNGTASTKPNKAKLVK, from the exons ATGGCTGAAGCCCATTCTGCTGTGGCATTTTCCTTTGCCATCACCCACGAAGGCTTCGACATCAACTATGACCAGGAGGTGCTAAATCTCGTCTGGAATTCCGGTGTGCGTTCATGGAAGAAACGCATAGCACGTGCACGT AATGGCGTACGTAACGGTGTCTATCCGGCGCATATACAAAGCCTATGGCTCATTACGGCCATTGCCATGGGTCTGCATTTCTCCGGTTTTGCAGTACCATTTGATCTCGTCCATAGAATACTGGTGCATCTGCCAGCCAATACGGTTAATTGGCAGGTGACAGCGTGCTTTGGTGCAGCACTAATCATTTGGCTTTCCATATGCTTCACAATGCGTTATACGCTGAAATTGCTGCTCATGTACAAAGGTTGGATGTATGAGTCGCGAGCGCCGGGCAGTAAAGTGTCGTTGAAGACCAAAGTGTGGGCGGGTGTAGTTAAAGTACTCTCCAGCTGGAATACACCAGGGCTATACAGTTTTCAAGGTTCACTGCCGCGACTACCGGTGCCCGCGTTGCACGACACAATGCAACGGTATTTACGTTCGGTACGTCCTCTACTGGATGATGAGAATTTCGCGCGTATGGAGGGTTTAGCCAAGGAATTTGAGGGCACGATTGGCAAGAAATTACAATGGTATCTAACGTTGAAAAGTTGGTGGGCCACCAATTACGTTTCCGATTGGTGGGAGGAATATGTTTATCTGCGCGGACGTAGTCCTTTGATGATCAACAGCAACTTCTATGGCACTGATGCGATTTTCATGAATTTAACAAATAATCAAGCAGCGCGCGCAGCCAATGTTGTGTACTTGTTGTTGGGATTCAGACGTTCAATTGAACGCCAAGAATTGCAGCCG ATAATGGTGCAAGGCATGATACCGCTTTGTTCGTGGCAATATGAACGCACATTCAATACGGTGCGAGTGCCCGGTTTAGAAACTGACCGCATAGTACACTATCGCGATTCCAATCATATTGTTGTGTTGCACAAAGGACGTTACTTTAAGGTGGTTATCTATTACAAAGGTCGCATTTTGCGTCCATGTgagatacaaatacaaatggaaGAAATACTGAACTCCAAAGCCACCCCGCTGCCCAGTGAGGAACACTTGGCGGCGTTAACCACAATGAATCGTTCGAAATGGGCTGAAATACGTAATGCGCATTTTGCGCGTGGCGTAAATCGCGTTTCACTTAACCTCGTAGAGTCTGCTGCCTTTGTACTGTCATTGGATGATGAAGCATATGAATTTGATTTGGCGCATCCTGAATTATTGGATAAATTTGGCAAGACATTATTACATGGCAATGGTTGCAATCGTTGGTTTGACAAGAGCTTCACCGTTTGTGTTGGTTCAAATGGCCGTGTGGGTTTCAATGCCGAACATACTTG GGCCGATGCTGCTGTAATGGCTCACGTATGGGAGAATCTTGTTATGGACGATGCGACCACCAACGG GGCTGATGCACCGGTTATGGGTCATCTTTGGGAATATATTTTCGGTGATGATATATATGG ataCGATGAGGTTGGTAACACAAAGGGAAAACCCGAATTTCAACCACCATCGCCCACACGTTTGAGTTGGGATCTCACAGCTTTGCAACCACAAATTGAAGAGGCGACATTAGATGCTACCAAGCTTATAAAT GATGTGGACCTACGCATTCTGGTACATAACCAGTACGGTAAAGGTTTCATGAAAAAGTGTCGCCTATCTCCTgatgcatatatacaaatggcACTACAATTAGCTTATTACCGTGACGCTGGTCGATTCTCATTAACATACGAAGCATCTATGACACGCTTATTCCGTGAGGGACGCACTGAAACCGTGCGTCCTTGCACAATTGAATCAGCAGCTTGGGTGAAAGCAATGGAAGACAGTAATACAACG AGCGAGGAGCGCGTAAAACTTTTACAGCAGGCATGTGATCGTCATCAGCTTGGCTACCAAGATGCCATGTGTGGACGTGGTATTGATCGTCATCTGTTTTGTCTTTATGTAGTTTCTAAATACCTAGAAGTTGATTCACCATTCCTCAATGAGGTGTTGAGCGAGCCGTGGCGCTTGTCCACCAGTCAAACTCCACACGGGCAAACGCCGAAAATGGATTTGAAGAAACATCCAAACTGTATCAGTTCTGGTGGCGGTTTCGGCCCAGTCGCTGACGATGGCTACGGTGTGTCGTATATAATAGCGGGCGAAAACTTAATATTCTTCCACATATCAGCTAAATTAAACTGCAAACAGACG GATGTGCATCGTTTTGGCGATAATATCTGTAAAGCATTGGCCGACATACGTGCAATGTTTGAGGAGCATTTTAAAAACCAATCATGCCAAGGAGAATCTAAAGCAAACAACGGGACTGCCTCAACGAAGCCAAATAAGGcgaaattagtaaaataa
- the LOC105214511 gene encoding translin, which produces MANFVNLEVFSNYQKYIDNEQEIRENIRVKVREIEHLAKEATIQLQVIHSDLTKIDSACQAARKQIALCADVYKQLSELIPAGQYYRYSDHWTYITQRLVFLIAMVIYLEAGFLVKRETVAEMLGLQVSHTQGFHLDIEDYLMGILQMASELSRFATNSVTMGDYDRPLNISHFMANLNSGFRLLNLKNDGLRKRFDALKYDVKKIEEVVYDISIRGLRNETAQSTVEDVAETN; this is translated from the exons atggcaaattttgttaatttagaaGTGTTTTCCAACTACCAGAAGTACATCGACAATGAACAGGAAATTCGTGAG AATATCAGAGTAAAAGTGCGAGAAATCGAGCATTTGGCCAAAGAAGCTACAATCCAACTTCAAGTGATTCATTCAGATTTAACAAAGA tTGATAGTGCATGCCAAGCGGCGCGTAAACAGATAGCATTATGTGCCGATGTCTACAAACAATTGTCAGAGCTCATTCCCGCCGGGCAGTATTACCG TTACTCAGATCACTGGACATACATAACACAGCGTCTGGTCTTTTTAATTGCAATGGTTATATATTTAGAGGCCGGTTTTCTGGTAAAACGTGAGACCGTAGCTGAAATGTTGGGCT TGCAAGTTAGTCACACACAAGGCTTTCATCTGGACATAGAAGACTATTTAATGGGTATTCTACAAATGGCTTCTGAACTATCACGCTTTGCCACCAACTCAGTAACCATGGGAGATTATGATCGTCCCTTgaatatttcacatttcatgGCAAATTTAAATTCTGGCTTTCGTCTACTAAATCTAAAAAATGATGGTTTGCGCAAGCGTTTTGATGCCTTAAAATATGacgtgaaaaaaatcgaagaagTTGTTTATGATATCAGTATACGTGGATTGCGCAACGAAACGGCACAATCAACAGTAGAAGATGTAGCAGAAACCAACTAA
- the LOC105214513 gene encoding carnitine O-palmitoyltransferase 1, liver isoform isoform X2: protein MAEAHSAVAFSFAITHEGFDINYDQEVLNLVWNSGVRSWKKRIARARNGVRNGVYPAHIQSLWLITAIAMGLHFSGFAVPFDLVHRILVHLPANTVNWQVTACFGAALIIWLSICFTMRYTLKLLLMYKGWMYESRAPGSKVSLKTKVWAGVVKVLSSWNTPGLYSFQGSLPRLPVPALHDTMQRYLRSVRPLLDDENFARMEGLAKEFEGTIGKKLQWYLTLKSWWATNYVSDWWEEYVYLRGRSPLMINSNFYGTDAIFMNLTNNQAARAANVVYLLLGFRRSIERQELQPIMVQGMIPLCSWQYERTFNTVRVPGLETDRIVHYRDSNHIVVLHKGRYFKVVIYYKGRILRPCEIQIQMEEILNSKATPLPSEEHLAALTTMNRSKWAEIRNAHFARGVNRVSLNLVESAAFVLSLDDEAYEFDLAHPELLDKFGKTLLHGNGCNRWFDKSFTVCVGSNGRVGFNAEHTWADAAVMAHVWENLVMDDATTNGYDEVGNTKGKPEFQPPSPTRLSWDLTALQPQIEEATLDATKLINDVDLRILVHNQYGKGFMKKCRLSPDAYIQMALQLAYYRDAGRFSLTYEASMTRLFREGRTETVRPCTIESAAWVKAMEDSNTTSEERVKLLQQACDRHQLGYQDAMCGRGIDRHLFCLYVVSKYLEVDSPFLNEVLSEPWRLSTSQTPHGQTPKMDLKKHPNCISSGGGFGPVADDGYGVSYIIAGENLIFFHISAKLNCKQTDVHRFGDNICKALADIRAMFEEHFKNQSCQGESKANNGTASTKPNKAKLVK from the exons ATGGCTGAAGCCCATTCTGCTGTGGCATTTTCCTTTGCCATCACCCACGAAGGCTTCGACATCAACTATGACCAGGAGGTGCTAAATCTCGTCTGGAATTCCGGTGTGCGTTCATGGAAGAAACGCATAGCACGTGCACGT AATGGCGTACGTAACGGTGTCTATCCGGCGCATATACAAAGCCTATGGCTCATTACGGCCATTGCCATGGGTCTGCATTTCTCCGGTTTTGCAGTACCATTTGATCTCGTCCATAGAATACTGGTGCATCTGCCAGCCAATACGGTTAATTGGCAGGTGACAGCGTGCTTTGGTGCAGCACTAATCATTTGGCTTTCCATATGCTTCACAATGCGTTATACGCTGAAATTGCTGCTCATGTACAAAGGTTGGATGTATGAGTCGCGAGCGCCGGGCAGTAAAGTGTCGTTGAAGACCAAAGTGTGGGCGGGTGTAGTTAAAGTACTCTCCAGCTGGAATACACCAGGGCTATACAGTTTTCAAGGTTCACTGCCGCGACTACCGGTGCCCGCGTTGCACGACACAATGCAACGGTATTTACGTTCGGTACGTCCTCTACTGGATGATGAGAATTTCGCGCGTATGGAGGGTTTAGCCAAGGAATTTGAGGGCACGATTGGCAAGAAATTACAATGGTATCTAACGTTGAAAAGTTGGTGGGCCACCAATTACGTTTCCGATTGGTGGGAGGAATATGTTTATCTGCGCGGACGTAGTCCTTTGATGATCAACAGCAACTTCTATGGCACTGATGCGATTTTCATGAATTTAACAAATAATCAAGCAGCGCGCGCAGCCAATGTTGTGTACTTGTTGTTGGGATTCAGACGTTCAATTGAACGCCAAGAATTGCAGCCG ATAATGGTGCAAGGCATGATACCGCTTTGTTCGTGGCAATATGAACGCACATTCAATACGGTGCGAGTGCCCGGTTTAGAAACTGACCGCATAGTACACTATCGCGATTCCAATCATATTGTTGTGTTGCACAAAGGACGTTACTTTAAGGTGGTTATCTATTACAAAGGTCGCATTTTGCGTCCATGTgagatacaaatacaaatggaaGAAATACTGAACTCCAAAGCCACCCCGCTGCCCAGTGAGGAACACTTGGCGGCGTTAACCACAATGAATCGTTCGAAATGGGCTGAAATACGTAATGCGCATTTTGCGCGTGGCGTAAATCGCGTTTCACTTAACCTCGTAGAGTCTGCTGCCTTTGTACTGTCATTGGATGATGAAGCATATGAATTTGATTTGGCGCATCCTGAATTATTGGATAAATTTGGCAAGACATTATTACATGGCAATGGTTGCAATCGTTGGTTTGACAAGAGCTTCACCGTTTGTGTTGGTTCAAATGGCCGTGTGGGTTTCAATGCCGAACATACTTG GGCCGATGCTGCTGTAATGGCTCACGTATGGGAGAATCTTGTTATGGACGATGCGACCACCAACGG ataCGATGAGGTTGGTAACACAAAGGGAAAACCCGAATTTCAACCACCATCGCCCACACGTTTGAGTTGGGATCTCACAGCTTTGCAACCACAAATTGAAGAGGCGACATTAGATGCTACCAAGCTTATAAAT GATGTGGACCTACGCATTCTGGTACATAACCAGTACGGTAAAGGTTTCATGAAAAAGTGTCGCCTATCTCCTgatgcatatatacaaatggcACTACAATTAGCTTATTACCGTGACGCTGGTCGATTCTCATTAACATACGAAGCATCTATGACACGCTTATTCCGTGAGGGACGCACTGAAACCGTGCGTCCTTGCACAATTGAATCAGCAGCTTGGGTGAAAGCAATGGAAGACAGTAATACAACG AGCGAGGAGCGCGTAAAACTTTTACAGCAGGCATGTGATCGTCATCAGCTTGGCTACCAAGATGCCATGTGTGGACGTGGTATTGATCGTCATCTGTTTTGTCTTTATGTAGTTTCTAAATACCTAGAAGTTGATTCACCATTCCTCAATGAGGTGTTGAGCGAGCCGTGGCGCTTGTCCACCAGTCAAACTCCACACGGGCAAACGCCGAAAATGGATTTGAAGAAACATCCAAACTGTATCAGTTCTGGTGGCGGTTTCGGCCCAGTCGCTGACGATGGCTACGGTGTGTCGTATATAATAGCGGGCGAAAACTTAATATTCTTCCACATATCAGCTAAATTAAACTGCAAACAGACG GATGTGCATCGTTTTGGCGATAATATCTGTAAAGCATTGGCCGACATACGTGCAATGTTTGAGGAGCATTTTAAAAACCAATCATGCCAAGGAGAATCTAAAGCAAACAACGGGACTGCCTCAACGAAGCCAAATAAGGcgaaattagtaaaataa